In a single window of the Microbacterium sp. SL75 genome:
- a CDS encoding BMP family lipoprotein, producing the protein MIGAAVLLAGCGAAPESNGSTAAAGGDLVEGFTPCIISDDGGWNDRSFNQSAKEGIDKAASELGVKAIEVESSSANDYAPNLENLVAEGCTFIVAVGFKLSADTVASAKANPNLQYAIIDDRADTDNDGKTDAPNIKPLLFDTVQAAYLGGYAAAAYSAENGVNKVGTVGGIPIPPVTIFMDGFVDGVKKYDEDKGASVQTFGWDVAAQNGSFTGGFAANDAAKQAAQGLLDQGVDVLLPVGGPIYSSAADAIRDSGSKSVMLGVDSDLAKADPNVSDLVLTSILKRIDTAVYDSVTQAAKGDFDATPYVGTLENDGVGLADFNSKFTLPAGLADELSALREQIVSGSLKVTSPSSP; encoded by the coding sequence ATGATCGGCGCCGCCGTGCTGCTCGCCGGTTGCGGCGCCGCGCCCGAGAGCAACGGCTCGACCGCTGCCGCCGGGGGAGACCTCGTCGAGGGCTTCACCCCCTGCATCATCTCGGATGACGGCGGCTGGAACGACCGTTCGTTCAACCAGTCGGCCAAGGAAGGCATCGACAAGGCCGCGAGCGAGCTCGGCGTCAAGGCCATCGAGGTCGAGTCCAGCTCGGCGAACGACTACGCCCCGAACCTCGAGAACCTCGTGGCCGAGGGCTGCACGTTCATCGTCGCGGTGGGCTTCAAGCTCAGCGCCGACACCGTGGCCTCGGCCAAGGCGAACCCCAACCTCCAGTACGCGATCATCGACGACCGCGCCGACACCGACAACGACGGCAAGACCGACGCCCCGAACATCAAGCCGCTGCTGTTCGACACCGTCCAGGCCGCCTACCTCGGTGGATACGCCGCCGCCGCGTACTCCGCGGAGAACGGCGTCAACAAGGTCGGCACCGTCGGTGGCATCCCGATCCCGCCCGTCACCATCTTCATGGACGGCTTCGTCGACGGCGTGAAGAAGTACGACGAGGACAAGGGCGCCAGCGTCCAGACCTTCGGGTGGGACGTCGCCGCGCAGAACGGCTCGTTCACCGGCGGCTTCGCGGCCAACGACGCAGCCAAGCAGGCCGCGCAGGGTCTGCTCGACCAGGGTGTCGACGTGCTCCTGCCCGTGGGTGGCCCGATCTACAGCAGCGCGGCCGACGCGATCCGCGACAGCGGCTCGAAGAGCGTCATGCTCGGCGTCGACTCCGACCTCGCCAAGGCCGACCCGAACGTGTCGGACCTGGTGCTGACCTCGATCCTCAAGCGCATCGACACCGCCGTGTACGACTCGGTGACGCAGGCTGCCAAGGGCGACTTCGACGCGACCCCCTACGTCGGCACGCTCGAGAACGACGGCGTCGGCCTGGCGGACTTCAACTCGAAGTTCACCCTGCCGGCCGGTCTGGCCGACGAGCTGTCCGCTCTGCGCGAGCAGATCGTCTCCGGCTCGCTGAAGGTCACCTCGCCCAGCTCCCCGTAA
- a CDS encoding ABC transporter ATP-binding protein, whose translation MKLELRGITKRFGSLVANDHIDLVVQPGEIHALLGENGAGKSTLMNVLYGLYQADEGEILLDDVVQRFRGPGDAMAAGIGMVHQHFMLIPVFTVAENVMLGHESTKALGALDLNAARKHVRDVAQRFGFEVDPDALVGDLPVGVQQRVEIIKALSRDAKVLVFDEPTAVLTPQETDELMGIMRQLRDEGTSIVFITHKLREVREVADRITVVRLGKIVGEAEPTASNGELASLMVGRAVELTVVKAAPKAAASGGLSIRNLRVVTPEGAVVVDDVDLDVRPGEIVAIAGVQGNGQTELVEAIVGLAEGVTGTVDLDGTELVGKSVRAILDAGVGFVPEDRKEDGLVGGFSVAENLILDRSSDSAFVSGGTIKRAALTAFARERIAEYDIRTQSASTPVGTLSGGNQQKVVIAREMSRPLKLFVAAQPTRGVDVGSIEFIHKQIVAARDAGVPVIVVSTELDEIAALGDRIAVMYRGGIVGIVPGNTPREILGLMMAGEQPAEETA comes from the coding sequence ATGAAGCTCGAGCTCCGCGGCATCACCAAGCGGTTCGGGTCCCTGGTTGCGAACGACCACATCGATCTGGTCGTCCAGCCTGGCGAGATCCACGCTCTCCTCGGAGAGAACGGTGCCGGTAAATCCACACTCATGAACGTCCTCTACGGCCTGTATCAGGCCGACGAGGGCGAGATCCTGCTGGACGACGTCGTCCAGCGCTTCCGCGGCCCCGGCGATGCCATGGCCGCGGGAATCGGCATGGTGCACCAGCACTTCATGCTCATCCCCGTCTTCACCGTCGCCGAGAACGTCATGCTCGGCCACGAGAGCACCAAGGCCCTGGGCGCGCTCGATCTGAACGCCGCCCGCAAGCACGTGCGCGACGTCGCGCAGCGCTTCGGCTTCGAGGTCGACCCCGACGCTCTGGTCGGCGACCTGCCCGTCGGCGTGCAGCAGCGCGTGGAGATCATCAAGGCTCTGTCTCGGGATGCCAAGGTGCTCGTGTTCGACGAGCCCACGGCCGTGCTCACCCCGCAGGAGACCGATGAGCTCATGGGCATCATGCGGCAGCTGCGCGACGAGGGCACCTCGATCGTCTTCATCACCCACAAGCTCCGCGAGGTGCGCGAGGTCGCCGACCGCATCACCGTCGTTCGCCTGGGCAAGATCGTCGGCGAAGCCGAACCCACTGCCAGCAACGGCGAGCTCGCCTCGCTCATGGTCGGCCGCGCGGTCGAGCTCACCGTGGTCAAGGCCGCCCCGAAGGCCGCGGCATCCGGGGGCCTGTCCATCCGCAACCTGCGCGTGGTCACGCCCGAGGGAGCCGTGGTCGTCGACGACGTCGATCTCGACGTGCGTCCCGGCGAGATCGTCGCGATCGCGGGTGTGCAGGGCAACGGTCAGACGGAGCTCGTCGAGGCCATCGTGGGCCTCGCCGAGGGGGTGACCGGCACCGTCGACCTCGATGGCACCGAATTGGTCGGAAAGAGCGTGCGCGCCATCCTCGACGCGGGCGTCGGCTTCGTCCCCGAGGACCGAAAAGAGGACGGCCTGGTCGGAGGCTTCTCCGTCGCCGAGAACCTCATCCTCGACCGTTCATCCGACTCCGCCTTCGTCTCCGGCGGCACGATCAAGCGCGCCGCGCTCACCGCTTTCGCCCGCGAGCGCATCGCCGAGTACGACATCCGCACCCAGTCGGCATCCACCCCGGTCGGCACGCTGTCGGGCGGCAACCAGCAGAAGGTGGTCATCGCCCGCGAGATGAGCCGCCCGCTGAAGCTGTTCGTCGCCGCTCAGCCCACCCGCGGCGTCGACGTCGGCTCGATCGAATTCATCCATAAGCAGATCGTCGCCGCGCGCGATGCGGGCGTGCCCGTGATCGTCGTGTCGACCGAGCTCGACGAGATCGCCGCCCTCGGCGACCGCATCGCGGTGATGTACCGCGGCGGCATCGTGGGCATCGTGCCGGGGAACACCCCGCGCGAGATCCTCGGGCTCATGATGGCGGGCGAGCAGCCCGCGGAGGAGACAGCGTGA